Proteins from one Dysgonomonas sp. HDW5A genomic window:
- a CDS encoding dipeptidase — protein MKKALLLLFSGIVSFSTAFACTSLLVGKAASTDGSTMITYSADSYSLYGELYHWPAQKYAAGEMLKVYDWDSGKFLGEIRQVAETYNVVGNMNEHQLTISESTFGGREELVDPDGIVDYGSLIYITLQRAKTAREAIKVMTDLVAEYGYASGGESFSIGDPNEVWVMEMIGKGKGNKGAVWVAVRIPDDCISAHANQARIQQFPLKGSKDCLYSKDVISFAREKGYFSGKDADFSFAKAYNPLDFGGQRYCEARVWSFFNTFNKDMAGFVTYALGQTHEPMPLYIKPDRKVSLTDLKEMMRNHYEGTPLDWRFDIGAGPFESPYRWAPLEWEVDSVKYCNERPIATQQAGFVFVSQMRSWLPNSIGGVLWFGVDDPDQTVFVPMYASITEIPEVYRVGNGDLYTFSWTSAFWIHNWVSNMVYGKYNYMHPDLLKVQQQLESKFLSQQTDVEKKALELYTESPAKAVAYLTQYSGEQAQYAFDNWKKLGEFLTIKYMDGIVRKEKDGEFIRNEHGNPSAPQRVGYPLKFYKEVVRETGDRFKVAE, from the coding sequence ATGAAAAAGGCTTTATTGTTACTTTTCTCAGGAATTGTTAGTTTTTCGACGGCATTTGCTTGTACGAGTTTGCTGGTTGGAAAAGCTGCCTCTACTGATGGTTCTACTATGATTACTTACTCTGCTGATTCATATTCTCTGTATGGAGAATTGTACCATTGGCCGGCACAAAAATATGCGGCGGGAGAAATGCTCAAAGTATATGATTGGGATTCGGGGAAATTTTTAGGAGAGATAAGGCAGGTTGCTGAGACATACAATGTCGTAGGGAACATGAATGAACATCAGTTGACGATTTCTGAATCTACATTTGGGGGACGTGAAGAACTTGTTGATCCGGATGGTATAGTCGATTATGGAAGTCTTATATATATAACCTTACAACGGGCTAAAACGGCTCGTGAGGCTATTAAAGTAATGACCGACTTGGTTGCTGAATATGGCTATGCAAGTGGAGGGGAATCTTTTTCGATTGGCGATCCAAATGAGGTTTGGGTTATGGAAATGATCGGAAAAGGAAAAGGTAATAAAGGTGCTGTTTGGGTAGCTGTGCGTATTCCTGACGATTGTATATCAGCTCATGCTAATCAGGCACGTATACAACAATTCCCTTTGAAGGGATCTAAAGATTGTCTTTATTCTAAAGATGTGATTTCTTTTGCCCGTGAAAAAGGATATTTCTCGGGAAAAGATGCAGATTTCAGCTTTGCTAAAGCATATAATCCATTGGATTTTGGTGGACAACGCTATTGTGAAGCCCGTGTATGGAGTTTTTTCAATACTTTTAATAAAGATATGGCTGGTTTTGTGACTTATGCTTTAGGACAAACTCATGAACCTATGCCTCTATATATTAAGCCTGATAGAAAAGTAAGTTTGACTGACCTGAAAGAGATGATGAGAAATCATTATGAAGGCACTCCTTTAGATTGGCGTTTTGACATAGGAGCAGGTCCTTTCGAGTCTCCTTACCGTTGGGCACCATTAGAGTGGGAGGTTGACTCTGTGAAATATTGTAACGAACGCCCTATTGCCACACAGCAGGCAGGTTTTGTTTTTGTTTCTCAAATGCGTTCGTGGTTACCTAATTCTATAGGGGGAGTTCTTTGGTTTGGGGTAGATGATCCTGATCAGACCGTATTTGTTCCGATGTATGCTTCAATAACTGAAATTCCTGAGGTATATAGGGTGGGGAATGGAGATTTATATACATTCTCTTGGACTTCGGCATTTTGGATACATAATTGGGTGTCGAACATGGTTTATGGCAAATATAATTATATGCATCCTGATTTATTGAAGGTACAACAACAGCTTGAATCAAAGTTTTTGTCGCAACAAACAGATGTTGAGAAGAAAGCTTTGGAATTGTATACTGAGTCTCCCGCAAAAGCTGTTGCTTATTTAACACAATATAGTGGCGAGCAGGCACAATATGCTTTTGATAATTGGAAGAAACTAGGAGAATTCTTGACTATAAAATACATGGATGGAATTGTCCGTAAGGAAAAAGACGGAGAATTTATTCGTAATGAACACGGAAACCCATCGGCACCACAACGTGTAGGCTATCCTCTAAAATTCTACAAAGAAGTAGTTCGGGAAACAGGTGATCGGTTTAAAGTTGCAGAATAA
- a CDS encoding tetratricopeptide repeat protein has product MDNRNTLTYKKDILDKLSKRQLKDAFELLAKLVVNTQDWHAAEKLSELETNYKYMLHYQFEDTIDPQKDVIYNTILRTLYELTDDASDELLTIDSSNIFYERLRINTIRTPLTLDEIQKQLKEISDSWALTDLLDAGDVKNARERELSVKRERVGSELFNYTFVSPRAGEKQELEYTSFINNQDISVREKLLFVSALTLNLFHRFDGRKMCVLMDACRSNQEAIRQRAIVGIIIVLQMYDVRWQLYPECQFKLDALAEDDSFRRSVLAVVKQLIRSRETEEISRKLTEEIIPEMMKFNSLAGKKLNMQDLMGETDFADKNPDWQKELENSGLANKLQEYSSLQMEGADVFHSTFSNLKNFSFFGELSNWFLPFDTQYSELQPLFSDKDGLNGLLQAAVLNSSHMCNSDKYSFALSLLQIPVSQRQMMAGRFGEEADQLKEMQKDAESLNPKVNEDVISNQYIQDLYRFFKLYPYKNNFFDIFKLRLNFYDKKSIAPLISDHKSMLQIANYCFDKNFFAEALGIYRKLIADGSLESDLWQKVGYCKQMLDDLSGALEAFLQAELLSPDNSWIIKRIAQVYRSLKDPQHALEYYQRAAQLNPNNLNIELNIGHCYLDLGEYDKALNSYFKIEVLDSKSSKAWRPIAWTAFLLRKFDLAQQYYQQILADKPNVHDYLNAGHVELCLNRKKSGLDCYLKAAYKTTDFNQFVSLFEEDAKELIAAGIDISFFPILLDELRYKLD; this is encoded by the coding sequence ATGGATAATAGAAATACACTTACATATAAAAAAGACATACTAGATAAACTGTCAAAACGGCAGTTGAAGGATGCTTTTGAATTATTGGCAAAATTGGTTGTGAATACTCAAGACTGGCATGCTGCAGAAAAATTGAGTGAATTGGAGACCAATTATAAATATATGTTGCACTATCAGTTTGAGGATACTATTGATCCTCAAAAAGACGTTATATACAATACTATTTTGCGAACGTTGTATGAGCTTACCGATGATGCATCAGATGAATTGCTGACAATTGATTCTTCTAATATATTTTATGAGCGGTTGAGAATTAACACAATTCGAACACCTTTGACATTAGATGAAATTCAAAAACAATTAAAAGAAATTTCAGATTCGTGGGCATTGACAGATCTTCTGGATGCCGGAGATGTTAAGAATGCAAGAGAACGCGAATTGTCTGTTAAAAGAGAACGTGTGGGTTCCGAGCTTTTCAATTATACATTTGTTTCACCTCGTGCAGGCGAAAAACAAGAATTAGAGTATACATCTTTTATAAATAATCAGGATATTTCTGTTCGTGAGAAATTATTATTCGTATCAGCTTTAACACTAAACTTGTTTCATCGTTTTGACGGGCGTAAAATGTGTGTGTTAATGGATGCGTGTCGGTCGAATCAAGAAGCAATCAGGCAACGAGCTATTGTAGGAATTATTATTGTTTTGCAAATGTATGATGTGCGTTGGCAATTATATCCGGAGTGTCAATTCAAATTAGATGCATTGGCAGAAGATGATTCTTTCCGTCGATCTGTATTGGCTGTCGTCAAACAATTGATTCGCTCACGTGAGACTGAAGAGATCAGTCGTAAGCTGACCGAAGAAATTATACCTGAAATGATGAAATTTAATTCGCTTGCAGGTAAAAAGTTAAATATGCAGGACTTGATGGGAGAAACTGATTTTGCTGACAAAAATCCTGATTGGCAAAAAGAACTTGAGAATTCGGGCTTAGCTAATAAGTTACAAGAATATTCAAGTCTACAGATGGAAGGGGCGGATGTTTTTCACTCCACTTTTTCTAATTTGAAAAACTTCTCTTTTTTTGGTGAGTTGAGCAATTGGTTTCTGCCATTTGATACTCAGTATTCAGAACTGCAACCCTTATTCTCTGATAAAGATGGTTTAAATGGATTGTTGCAGGCAGCAGTTTTGAATTCAAGCCATATGTGTAATTCCGATAAGTATTCGTTTGCTCTAAGCTTATTGCAAATACCGGTTAGTCAAAGACAAATGATGGCAGGACGCTTTGGCGAAGAGGCCGATCAGCTTAAAGAGATGCAAAAAGATGCAGAATCTCTTAATCCTAAAGTAAATGAGGATGTAATTTCTAATCAATATATTCAGGATTTATACAGATTCTTTAAGTTGTATCCTTACAAAAATAACTTCTTTGATATATTTAAGTTGAGATTGAATTTTTATGATAAAAAATCAATTGCTCCTTTAATTTCAGATCATAAATCAATGTTGCAAATTGCCAATTATTGTTTTGATAAGAATTTCTTTGCGGAAGCACTTGGTATTTATCGAAAATTAATTGCGGATGGTTCGCTTGAATCCGACCTATGGCAAAAAGTTGGTTATTGTAAGCAGATGCTTGACGATCTAAGCGGCGCATTAGAAGCTTTCTTGCAAGCCGAATTGTTATCACCTGATAACTCGTGGATAATAAAACGGATTGCTCAAGTGTATAGATCGTTGAAAGATCCACAGCATGCTTTAGAGTATTATCAACGTGCAGCTCAATTGAATCCTAATAATTTAAACATCGAACTGAATATAGGTCATTGTTATTTAGATTTGGGCGAGTATGATAAGGCTCTAAACAGCTATTTTAAGATAGAGGTTTTAGATAGTAAAAGCTCTAAAGCATGGAGACCTATTGCCTGGACTGCTTTTTTGTTGCGGAAATTTGATTTGGCACAACAGTATTACCAGCAAATATTGGCTGATAAGCCTAATGTGCACGATTATTTAAATGCAGGTCACGTAGAGCTATGTCTTAACCGTAAGAAATCAGGATTAGATTGTTATTTAAAGGCTGCTTATAAGACTACAGACTTCAATCAGTTTGTAAGTTTATTTGAAGAGGATGCAAAAGAGCTTATTGCCGCCGGTATAGATATATCTTTCTTTCCAATTCTATTAGATGAATTAAGGTATAAGCTTGATTAA
- a CDS encoding cation:proton antiporter: MSKHKNLIFYISVIGVLSIVIYFVLSLGQNQLQPSLNGNEIVSQHSAWTNFSTSVIQEATGSTALLILQIIVILCFVRLFGWICQKIGQPTVIGEIIAGIVLGPSLLGAFFPEMSDLIFPASSIGSIKLLSEIGLILFMFIVGMELDLKVLKNRANDAILISHSCIAILFTLGTVFSYFIYPYFSHPNSHFVSFALFMGIAMSITAFPVLARIVHERGLNKTPLGAMVITCAAVDDITAWCLLAAVIAIAKAGTFVSSLYVIFFAVVYVVLMFKLVRPFLQRVADLQTSKNIISKSIIGIFFLVLFLSSYLTSIIGIHPLFGAFLAGVIMPPNINFRKLFIDKIEDISLVILLPLFFVYTGLNTRIGLLNDGSLWMICGIIILIATSGKLIGGALVSRFIGFDWKSSFTIGALMNTRGLMELVVLNIGYDLGILTPEVFAMMVVMALVTTFMTSPLLDLIEKVFKNRNPENVMPERKIYRILAPFKNIELGEKLLLIANSFVKKSQNYSEVNMVHFTPGNNLYQYNIEDEERDTFEPILAKAHELDQPINTMFEVASEPFAKIVKLSNDGGYDLLLIGAHYSIYQGNLLGQFLGFSTKLLRFPAHLFSFMKKSKRVSNRDVLSLGDGTHSVLKNSNLSVGIFIDKGLTEIKNVIVPILDEDDIFVGDFMERLTQNSYVRITLWDAIGLMDSSIEFVKSVRGIKAVNPYLFQLWNNNIPIDVDIFKKHDLLMISLKSWKNLRERYPSWEKDLPSTLILND, translated from the coding sequence ATGAGCAAACATAAAAACCTTATATTTTATATATCAGTAATAGGTGTATTATCCATTGTAATCTATTTTGTTTTATCCTTAGGTCAAAATCAATTACAGCCTTCTTTAAATGGAAATGAGATTGTTAGTCAACATTCAGCATGGACTAATTTTTCGACATCGGTAATACAGGAAGCAACCGGATCTACGGCATTATTAATCCTCCAGATTATTGTTATTTTATGTTTTGTACGGCTTTTTGGCTGGATTTGTCAAAAGATCGGACAACCTACGGTAATAGGTGAAATCATAGCCGGTATTGTGTTAGGTCCCTCACTCTTAGGAGCATTTTTTCCTGAAATGTCAGATCTTATCTTTCCCGCATCCTCTATTGGCAGTATTAAGCTTCTCAGTGAGATTGGTTTAATACTGTTTATGTTTATTGTGGGTATGGAATTAGATCTCAAAGTGTTGAAAAATAGGGCGAATGATGCTATACTGATAAGTCATTCCTGTATTGCAATACTCTTTACCTTAGGTACTGTTTTTTCCTATTTTATCTATCCGTATTTTTCTCATCCCAATTCTCATTTTGTTTCTTTTGCTTTATTTATGGGGATAGCAATGAGTATTACAGCTTTTCCTGTATTAGCAAGAATTGTACACGAAAGAGGTCTTAATAAAACACCATTAGGTGCCATGGTTATAACTTGTGCCGCTGTTGATGATATAACAGCATGGTGTCTTTTGGCTGCTGTAATAGCTATTGCGAAGGCAGGTACATTTGTCAGTTCTTTATATGTTATATTCTTTGCAGTTGTGTATGTTGTTCTTATGTTTAAGCTGGTACGTCCTTTTTTACAACGTGTTGCTGACCTTCAAACATCTAAGAATATTATAAGTAAATCAATTATAGGAATCTTTTTTCTTGTATTATTCCTTTCGTCATATTTAACTAGTATTATAGGTATTCATCCCTTATTTGGTGCATTTCTAGCAGGGGTTATAATGCCCCCTAATATCAACTTCAGGAAATTATTTATCGATAAAATAGAAGATATATCTTTAGTTATATTACTTCCGTTATTCTTTGTTTATACGGGTTTAAATACACGGATTGGACTTTTAAATGATGGCTCTTTATGGATGATTTGTGGAATCATTATTTTGATTGCCACAAGTGGAAAATTGATAGGAGGTGCACTCGTATCTCGGTTTATCGGGTTTGATTGGAAATCGAGCTTTACAATCGGAGCATTGATGAATACCAGAGGTTTAATGGAACTTGTAGTTCTTAATATTGGTTACGATTTAGGGATTCTTACACCTGAAGTGTTTGCGATGATGGTTGTAATGGCTTTAGTTACTACATTTATGACAAGTCCATTGTTGGATCTTATAGAGAAAGTCTTCAAAAATAGAAATCCTGAAAATGTGATGCCGGAGCGAAAGATATATAGAATATTGGCTCCGTTTAAAAATATTGAATTAGGTGAAAAATTATTACTGATAGCGAATTCTTTTGTGAAAAAGAGTCAGAATTATTCAGAGGTGAATATGGTGCATTTTACTCCCGGTAATAATTTATATCAATATAATATCGAAGATGAGGAGCGTGATACATTTGAGCCTATTTTAGCAAAAGCTCACGAATTAGATCAACCTATCAATACTATGTTTGAAGTCGCATCTGAGCCTTTTGCCAAAATAGTGAAGTTATCTAATGATGGGGGATATGACTTGTTGTTGATTGGAGCTCATTATTCTATATATCAAGGTAATCTTTTGGGACAATTCCTTGGATTTTCTACTAAATTGTTGCGTTTTCCTGCTCATTTATTTTCATTTATGAAGAAAAGTAAAAGGGTTAGTAATCGCGATGTATTGTCACTGGGGGATGGAACTCACTCTGTCTTGAAAAATAGTAATTTATCAGTTGGCATATTTATTGATAAAGGTTTAACAGAGATCAAAAATGTTATAGTTCCTATTTTGGATGAAGATGATATTTTTGTGGGCGATTTTATGGAACGTCTTACTCAGAATTCATATGTTCGGATTACTCTTTGGGATGCAATAGGTTTGATGGATAGTTCGATTGAGTTCGTGAAAAGCGTGAGAGGTATAAAAGCAGTCAATCCTTATTTATTCCAATTATGGAACAATAATATTCCGATAGACGTTGACATCTTTAAGAAGCACGATTTATTAATGATTAGTTTAAAGAGTTGGAAAAATCTGAGAGAAAGATACCCTTCTTGGGAAAAAGATCTTCCATCGACTTTGATATTGAATGACTAA
- a CDS encoding helix-turn-helix domain-containing protein, with protein MNEELVQIGLRLKGLRDALELTQAEFAASCDITLEDYIEYEAGRKDFSISLLKKIATLYNIDLTTLMFDEEPRMSSYSITRKEKGLAIKRVEEYQYQALATGFANRKADIFVVTVQPKSDDTPIHLSTHSGQEFNLVFKGRLLLQINGKDLILEKGDSLYFDPSLPHGMKALDGKPVKFLAVIV; from the coding sequence ATGAATGAAGAATTAGTACAAATTGGTCTGCGACTCAAAGGTCTGCGTGATGCACTAGAGCTTACACAAGCCGAATTTGCTGCATCATGCGATATCACACTCGAAGATTATATCGAGTACGAAGCAGGGAGAAAAGATTTTTCGATCAGCTTACTCAAAAAAATTGCGACTCTGTATAACATTGATCTTACAACTCTAATGTTTGACGAGGAGCCTAGAATGAGTAGCTATTCTATTACTCGTAAAGAAAAAGGATTAGCAATCAAACGAGTTGAAGAATATCAATATCAAGCTTTAGCAACAGGTTTTGCGAATCGTAAAGCTGATATATTTGTAGTAACGGTACAACCCAAAAGTGATGACACACCGATTCACCTAAGTACACACTCTGGACAAGAATTTAACCTTGTTTTTAAAGGTAGACTTTTGCTACAAATTAATGGAAAGGATCTTATTTTGGAAAAAGGAGATAGTCTCTATTTCGATCCGAGCCTACCTCATGGTATGAAAGCGTTGGATGGAAAACCGGTTAAATTTTTAGCTGTAATAGTCTGA